A stretch of Apostichopus japonicus isolate 1M-3 chromosome 9, ASM3797524v1, whole genome shotgun sequence DNA encodes these proteins:
- the LOC139974438 gene encoding uncharacterized protein, translating to MAQLPNQQGFPLNHQPVVMVQQQVPQNVGNLKGSGPRRAMGSLIIACGIVQIIIAIWLLNLRHSYYCSYYERVGWGLWNGVFAILTGSFGLASARKKSMVITFMILAIIATLLCAICCGFQAAQLACIGFYGAVGRFLLYLVICLSYGLQFLFCIIGASFTCVAICVTSGVPQQVITYPPYAMPPGQAYVANPYTGVVNMAMQPAPVNVGSDNDDPPAYQFAVAQPKI from the exons ATGGCTCAATTACCCAATCAACAAGGCTTTCCTTTGAATCATCAACCCGTTGTCATGGTACAACAACAGGTCCCTCAAAATGTTGGTAACCTCAAAGGATCAGGACCTCGTCGTGCCATGGGAAGCTTAATTATTGCTTGTGGCATTGTTCAAATTATCATCGCCATTTGGTTACTCAATTTGCGTCACAGTTACTATTGTTCCTATTATGAACGCGTGGGCTGGGGACTCTGGAATGGTGTG TTCGCCATATTAACAGGATCTTTCGGACTTGCCAGTGCACGAAAGAAAAGCATG GTCATCACTTTTATGATTCTTGCCATCATTGCAACACTACTATGTGCGATTTGCTGTGGTTTTCAGGCGGCTCAACTTGCATGTATTGGATTTTATGGC GCTGTTGGTCGATTCCTCTTGTACCTCGTAATTTGCCTTTCGTATGGACTACAATTCTTGTTTTGCATAATCGGAGCTAGTTTCACGTGTGTTGCTATCTGTGTTACAAGTGGAGTGCCGCAGCAAGTG ATTACTTACCCACCATACGCAATGCCGCCAGGGCAGGCTTATGTAGCAAATCCATATACAGGTGTAGTAAATATGGCCATGCAACCAGCTCCAGTCAACGTTGGCAGTGATAATGATGACCCTCCAGCCTACCAGTTTGCTGTTGCTCAGCCTAAAATCTAA
- the LOC139974436 gene encoding uncharacterized protein: MEYFFTVGVLVLLGACNPALSTCREYIGCFRKPSDVMREKNTDAMMTVSMCSRICAERNYTVYGLMYGNRCHCGMITDVINITCDMEPASQCNTLCRGVDRCGANQHMAVYKGNEYKGCYNDSGQHSTFKPINDMTLEVCADECRNSTFWSVLHGNKCSCRSQIPPDSTRKDDKHCKDKGEKCTGGEKCGGSGYIDLYVNIAYRDPTVTICPVCSSADSQSTDNVRHWLTEEISDGFTWLSIILMILSFFMGCLAITGMIFIIRSYHSRKLLMEVRKRIQQTELTKYELKSDMAVSEVESCIPAEASSPQPEDIPPPPFPTSQLSSSESSLSLPPPPLITESPGELVPITVDPTSAELDYYTTISRSDVNTISNLDIHHYAFTHTPSVVEYISCKKDDTHNIEKGYDITNAYEISHVITNQHWTLEEQDAGGKKQDEIQSLSVTKTRAEPTFDQSNKETTQDIDGSIYSIPIIVDQANNVNTKSSSVTCEYQEPDDEGEIVEYNVAYGIQSVVPPQPSQIP; encoded by the exons ATGGAATATTTCTTTACAGTGGGTGTTCTTGTTCTGTTAGGTGCATGTAATCCAGCCTTGTCAA cATGCAGAGAATACATTGGATGTTTTCGTAAACCTTCTGATGTAATGAGGGAAAAAAACACTGATGCCATGATGACTGTTTCAATGTGCTCACGGATATGCGCGGAACGCAATTATACAGTATACGGGTTGATGTATGGTAATAGATGTCACTGTGGAATGATAACTGATGTCATTAACATCACATGTGACATGGAACCTGCGTCCCAGTGTAATACGCTATGCAGAGGGGTAGATAGATGTGGAGCAAACCAACACATGGCTGTGTACAAAG GCAATGAGTATAAAGGATGCTATAACGACAGCGGTCAACATTCCACATTTAAGCCGATAAATGACATGACACTTGAAGTTTGTGCTGACGAGTGTAGGAATTCAACTTTCTGGAGTGTCCTTCACGGTAATAAATGTTCCTGTCGGTCCCAGATACCGCCAGATTCAACACGAAAAGATGACAAACATTGTAAAGACAAAGGAGAAAAGTGTACTGGTGGAGAGAAGTGCGGAGGAAGCGGGTATATTGATCTCTATGTCAATATAGCCTACCGTG ATCCTACGGTAACAATTTGTCCAGTATGTTCGTCAGCTGACTCTCAATCAACAG ATAATGTACGACATTGGCTTACAGAAGAAATATCAG ATGGCTTCACGTGGCTATCGataattttaatgattttgtctTTCTTCATGGGATGTCTGGCAATCACTGGAATGATTTTTATAATACGTTC CTATCACTCGCGTAAACTCCTGATGGAGGTTAGGAAGAGAATTCAACAGACAGAGTTAACAAAATACGAGCTGAAAAGTGATATGGCGGTTTCCGAAGTAGAGTCTTGCATACCAGCGGAAGCTTCATCCCCACAACCGGAGGATATACCTCCACCACCGTTCCCAACCTCCCAACTTTCATCATCCGAATCATCATTATCACTGCCACCTCCTCCTTTGATAACGGAATCGCCAGGGGAATTGGTGCCGATAACTGTCGACCCAACATCAGCTGAGTTAGATTACTATACCACTATTAGTCGAAGTGATGTTAACACAATTTCAAACTTGGACATCCATCATTATGCCTTTACTCATACTCCCTCAGTTGTAGAATACATCAGTTGCAAAAAAGATGATACCCATAATATCGAGAAAGGATATGATATCACAAACGCATACGAAATCTCACACGTTATTACCAATCAACACTGGACACTGGAGGAACAAGATGCAGGTGGCAAAAAGCAAGATGAAATACAGTCACTGTCTGTGACCAAAACTAGAGCTGAACCCACTTTTGATCAAAGTAATAAAGAAACAACCCAGGATATTGACGGCAGTATTTACTCTATTCCAATTATCGTCGATCAAGCCAACAACGTCAACACCAAATCGTCTTCAGTTACATGCGAATATCAAGAACCAGACGACGAGGGAGAAATTGTGGAGTACAACGTTGCTTATGGAATACAAAGTGTGGTGCCCCCACAACCATCTCAGATTCCGTAA
- the LOC139973039 gene encoding uncharacterized protein: MPPNSTPKDDKHCNGDGEKCTGGEKCGGSRYIAFYVNIAYRDGPVVVTTVTGISAFILGCLIVIGVQCDLRIGERFSSKLDKKISDNTPGMMISFINDSLSNEQSMDNFIKDTPQQPSEYLRVT, translated from the exons ATGCCGCCAAATTCAACACCAAAAGACGACAAACATTGTAATGGAGATGGAGAAAAGTGTACTGGTGGAGAGAAGTGCGGAGGAAGCAGGTATATTGCCTTCTATGTTAATATAGCCTACCGTG ATGGTCCCGTCGTCGTCACGACAGTCACTGGCATTTCAGCTTTCATTCTTGGATGTCTGATAGTGATTGGAGTGCAGTGTGATTTACGCAT aGGCGAAAGATTCTCAAGCAAGTTAGACAAAAAAATATCTGACAATACACCTGGCATGATGATATCATTCATAAATGACTCGTTATCGAATGAGCAATCTATGGATAATTTCATCAAAGATACACCACAACAACCGAGCGAATATTTAAGGGTGACTTAG